Proteins encoded by one window of Massilia sp. NR 4-1:
- the fdx gene encoding ISC system 2Fe-2S type ferredoxin — protein MPQIVVLPHEKLCPEGAVIEAPAGKSVCDVLLENDIHIEHACEKSCACTTCHVLVREGIDSLNEATETEEDLLDKAWGLEAVSRLSCQSIVAEEDLVIEIPKYTINHASEGGH, from the coding sequence GTGCCACAAATCGTAGTCCTGCCCCATGAGAAGCTGTGCCCTGAAGGCGCTGTGATCGAAGCCCCTGCCGGCAAGTCCGTTTGCGACGTGCTGCTGGAGAACGACATCCATATCGAGCACGCCTGCGAGAAATCCTGCGCCTGCACCACCTGCCACGTGCTGGTACGCGAGGGCATCGATTCGCTCAACGAAGCGACCGAAACCGAGGAAGACCTGCTGGACAAGGCCTGGGGCCTGGAAGCGGTGTCGCGCCTGTCCTGCCAGTCCATCGTGGCGGAAGAAGACCTGGTCATCGAAATTCCGAAGTACACCATCAACCACGCCAGCGAAGGCGGCCACTGA
- the iscX gene encoding Fe-S cluster assembly protein IscX has protein sequence MKWTDITAIAEALYDKHPDVDPATIRFTDLHNWIVDLEEFDDDHKRGGEKVLEAIQQAWIDEAK, from the coding sequence ATGAAATGGACTGATATTACGGCGATTGCCGAAGCGCTGTACGACAAGCACCCGGACGTGGACCCGGCCACGATCCGCTTCACCGACCTGCACAACTGGATCGTCGATCTGGAAGAGTTCGACGACGACCATAAGCGCGGCGGCGAGAAAGTGCTGGAAGCGATTCAGCAGGCATGGATCGATGAAGCCAAATAA
- a CDS encoding SAM-dependent methyltransferase, translating to MKPNKKAAAPLAATVTDIPEVKPGQSVALLQELHILTRDGKLNQDSRRKLKQVYHLYQFIEPLLKEVQATGKSISLVDHGAGKSYLGFIIYDLFFKALSDGSHIYGIETREELVQRSQELAAKFDFPGMSFLPLSVAESTKSDLLPQQIDIVTALHACNTATDDAIDFALKKRAKYMVLVPCCQAEVASVLRKNKGKSLAKSALTEIWRHPIHTREFGSQITNVLRCLQLEAHGYQVNVTELVGWEHSMKNELIIATYKNLPRRRPSERLQEVLETLGLEEMGQRFYSSHLEKAEHAAADAVEE from the coding sequence ATGAAGCCAAATAAGAAAGCGGCCGCGCCACTGGCGGCCACCGTGACCGATATCCCTGAAGTGAAGCCCGGCCAGTCGGTCGCGCTGCTGCAGGAGCTGCACATCCTCACGCGCGACGGCAAGCTGAATCAGGACAGCCGCCGCAAGCTGAAACAGGTCTACCATCTGTACCAGTTCATCGAGCCGCTGCTGAAAGAGGTGCAGGCCACGGGCAAGAGCATTTCCCTGGTCGACCATGGCGCGGGCAAGTCCTATCTGGGTTTCATCATCTATGACCTGTTCTTCAAGGCGCTGAGCGACGGCTCGCACATCTACGGCATCGAAACGCGCGAAGAGCTGGTGCAGCGCTCGCAGGAATTGGCGGCGAAGTTCGACTTCCCCGGCATGTCCTTCCTGCCGCTGTCGGTGGCCGAATCCACCAAATCGGACTTGCTGCCGCAGCAGATCGACATCGTCACCGCCCTGCATGCCTGCAATACCGCAACCGACGACGCCATCGATTTCGCGCTGAAAAAGCGCGCCAAATACATGGTGCTGGTGCCTTGCTGCCAGGCCGAAGTGGCTTCGGTGCTGCGTAAGAACAAGGGTAAGTCGCTGGCGAAAAGCGCCTTGACCGAAATCTGGCGCCACCCGATCCATACGCGCGAATTCGGCAGCCAGATCACCAATGTCTTGCGCTGCCTGCAACTGGAAGCGCATGGCTACCAGGTCAATGTGACGGAGCTGGTGGGCTGGGAACATTCGATGAAGAATGAACTCATCATCGCCACCTACAAGAATCTGCCGCGCCGCCGTCCGAGCGAGCGCCTGCAGGAAGTGCTGGAAACCCTGGGCCTGGAAGAAATGGGCCAGCGCTTCTACAGCAGCCATCTGGAAAAAGCCGAACACGCCGCGGCGGACGCGGTAGAAGAGTGA
- a CDS encoding RNA pseudouridine synthase: MTEETTIRLSKRVAEMVPCSRREAELYIEGAYVSVDGELVEEAGARVAAHQQVVLAANAEPTEILPVTIVMHKPAGAAPQACLKEEARSAEAQKQRFLKRHFVNLTLALPMDDMASGLCVFTQDFRVARKLVQDADTVEQEIIVDVDGAIAENGLAQLNQGSAKVSWQNEGRLRFAIKGPKPGQIRKMCLAVGLKVTAMKRIRLGRIAMSGLPVGEWRYLQGYERF, translated from the coding sequence ATGACTGAAGAAACGACGATCCGCCTCTCCAAGCGCGTGGCGGAAATGGTGCCATGCTCGCGCCGCGAGGCCGAGCTGTATATCGAAGGCGCGTATGTGAGCGTGGACGGCGAGCTGGTGGAAGAAGCCGGCGCGCGCGTCGCTGCGCACCAGCAAGTGGTGCTGGCGGCGAATGCCGAGCCGACCGAGATCCTGCCTGTGACCATTGTGATGCACAAGCCGGCCGGTGCCGCGCCGCAGGCGTGCTTGAAGGAAGAGGCGCGTTCGGCCGAGGCGCAGAAGCAGCGTTTCCTCAAGCGCCACTTCGTGAATCTGACGCTGGCGCTGCCGATGGACGATATGGCCAGCGGCCTGTGCGTGTTCACCCAGGACTTCCGCGTGGCGCGCAAGCTGGTGCAGGATGCCGATACGGTGGAGCAGGAAATCATCGTCGATGTGGATGGGGCGATTGCCGAAAACGGCCTGGCCCAGCTGAACCAGGGCAGCGCCAAGGTCAGTTGGCAGAATGAAGGCCGCCTGCGCTTCGCCATCAAGGGTCCCAAGCCGGGCCAGATCCGCAAGATGTGCCTGGCCGTGGGCCTGAAAGTCACGGCCATGAAACGCATCCGCCTGGGCCGCATCGCCATGTCCGGCCTGCCGGTCGGCGAATGGCGCTATCTGCAAGGCTACGAGCGCTTCTAA
- a CDS encoding GNAT family N-acetyltransferase, with translation MEIRNAQHGDLPRIAALFWQLGYPNTMASLERRWPEFERREGDCWVAEVAGQIVGVLTQNYVLPLSTTNEYAVVSAFVVDEALRRLGAGRALMAHAEARAQARGCTHTELSSSMRRQPAHLFYEQVGYREVPKRFVKDYAPRAAAPEDMR, from the coding sequence ATGGAAATACGCAATGCACAGCACGGCGACCTGCCGCGCATCGCCGCGCTGTTCTGGCAGCTCGGTTATCCCAATACCATGGCCAGCCTGGAACGGCGCTGGCCCGAATTCGAGCGGCGCGAAGGCGATTGCTGGGTGGCGGAGGTGGCTGGACAGATCGTCGGCGTGCTGACGCAGAATTACGTTCTACCGCTGAGCACCACCAATGAATATGCCGTGGTGTCGGCCTTTGTCGTGGATGAAGCCTTGCGCCGCCTGGGCGCAGGGCGGGCGCTGATGGCCCATGCGGAAGCGCGGGCGCAGGCGCGCGGCTGCACGCATACGGAGCTGTCGAGCAGCATGCGGCGCCAGCCGGCGCATCTGTTTTATGAGCAGGTGGGCTACCGCGAAGTGCCCAAGCGTTTCGTCAAGGATTATGCGCCGCGCGCGGCGGCGCCGGAGGATATGCGCTAG
- a CDS encoding porin, with product MKKSLMAAALCACSAGPALAQSNVSIYGVLDLSVARTTGATASTHTPTAALPAFNGNDTKMQSGTLQGSRIGFRGTEDLGGGWSTIFTLESGILADTGASDQSGLLFGRQAFVGLKNKELGTLTLGRQYGPEYLAWKLMEPMDDGFAGAGSNLFATNGKRVNNAVKYTTPTMRGVTADVLYGFGEVAENKAANRHIGSSVMYAEGPLTIRAGYHRQNNATATDHSTNYVIGGSYDFRVVKAIVISGSNKGTGNTDSRDLLLGASVPFGASTILASYIRKNDRTVANKDANQWALTYTYDLSKRTIAYASTAKVSNKNGANYHTYSATLPVAGQTGAVAGTREFNLGLRHSF from the coding sequence ATGAAGAAATCTCTCATGGCCGCCGCCTTGTGCGCCTGCAGCGCCGGCCCCGCACTGGCTCAATCGAACGTAAGCATCTATGGCGTGCTTGATCTCAGCGTTGCCAGGACCACGGGCGCGACCGCCAGCACGCATACGCCGACGGCCGCCCTGCCCGCCTTCAACGGCAACGACACCAAGATGCAGAGCGGCACGCTGCAAGGCAGCCGTATCGGCTTCCGCGGCACGGAAGACCTGGGCGGCGGCTGGTCCACCATCTTCACGCTGGAATCGGGCATCCTGGCCGACACCGGCGCATCCGACCAGAGTGGCCTGCTGTTCGGCCGCCAGGCTTTTGTCGGCCTGAAAAACAAGGAACTGGGAACGCTCACGCTGGGCCGCCAGTATGGTCCGGAATACCTGGCGTGGAAGCTGATGGAACCGATGGATGACGGCTTTGCCGGCGCGGGCAGCAATCTGTTTGCCACCAACGGCAAGCGTGTCAACAATGCGGTGAAGTACACCACGCCCACCATGCGCGGCGTGACAGCCGATGTCCTGTATGGTTTCGGCGAGGTGGCGGAGAACAAGGCCGCCAACCGCCATATCGGCAGCTCGGTGATGTATGCCGAAGGCCCGCTGACCATCCGCGCCGGCTACCACCGCCAGAACAACGCCACCGCCACCGACCACTCCACCAATTACGTCATCGGCGGCAGCTACGATTTCCGCGTGGTGAAAGCCATCGTCATCAGCGGCAGCAACAAGGGTACGGGCAATACCGACAGCCGCGACCTGCTGCTGGGCGCATCCGTTCCTTTCGGCGCGAGCACCATCCTGGCCAGCTATATCCGCAAGAACGACCGCACCGTCGCCAACAAGGACGCCAACCAGTGGGCACTGACCTATACCTATGACCTGTCCAAGCGCACCATCGCCTATGCCTCCACGGCGAAAGTGAGCAACAAGAACGGCGCCAACTACCACACCTATAGCGCCACCCTGCCCGTCGCGGGACAGACCGGCGCCGTCGCGGGTACGCGCGAGTTCAATCTCGGCCTGCGCCACTCCTTCTGA
- a CDS encoding putative 2-aminoethylphosphonate ABC transporter substrate-binding protein: MSFPATLKPLALTLILGLGTALAHAETTLTVYSALEADQLKAYQARFEADNPDIKIKWVRDSTGIITAKLLAEKAAPQADVVMGVAATSLLVLEKEGMLLPYAPKDYSKLNARYVDSANPPSWVGMDVWGAAVCFNTVEAAKLGLKKPESWKDLLKPEYKGKITMPHPVSSGTGYFDVTAWLTLFGEKEGWAFMDKLHENIGQYTHSGSKPCKQAAAGEFPIGIAFEYRAAKLKEGGAPLEVILPKEGLGWDVEATAIVKGSKRLEAARKLADWSASRSANELYAKNFALVAYPGVSVPHPAIPANYEQLLIKQDLKWSARERERILAEWSKRYEGKAEPK, encoded by the coding sequence ATGTCTTTCCCCGCTACTCTCAAGCCGCTTGCCCTGACCTTGATCCTGGGTCTGGGCACCGCCCTGGCCCACGCCGAAACCACGCTGACCGTGTACAGCGCGCTGGAAGCCGACCAGCTGAAGGCCTACCAGGCCCGCTTCGAGGCCGATAATCCCGACATCAAGATCAAATGGGTGCGCGATTCGACCGGCATCATCACCGCCAAGCTGCTGGCGGAAAAAGCCGCACCGCAGGCCGACGTGGTGATGGGCGTGGCCGCCACCTCGCTGCTGGTGCTGGAAAAGGAAGGCATGCTGCTGCCGTATGCACCGAAGGATTACAGCAAGCTCAATGCGCGCTACGTGGACAGCGCCAATCCGCCAAGCTGGGTGGGCATGGATGTGTGGGGCGCGGCGGTCTGCTTCAACACCGTGGAAGCGGCCAAGCTGGGCCTGAAAAAGCCGGAGTCGTGGAAAGACCTGCTCAAGCCTGAATACAAGGGCAAGATCACCATGCCGCATCCGGTCTCCAGCGGTACAGGCTACTTCGACGTGACGGCCTGGCTCACCCTGTTCGGCGAGAAGGAAGGCTGGGCCTTCATGGACAAGCTGCACGAGAACATCGGCCAATACACCCACTCCGGCTCCAAGCCCTGCAAGCAGGCGGCGGCCGGCGAATTCCCGATCGGGATCGCCTTCGAATACCGCGCGGCCAAGCTGAAAGAGGGTGGCGCGCCGCTGGAAGTGATCCTGCCGAAAGAAGGCCTGGGCTGGGACGTGGAAGCCACCGCCATCGTCAAAGGCAGCAAGCGCCTGGAAGCGGCGCGCAAGCTGGCCGACTGGTCGGCCTCGCGCAGCGCCAACGAGCTGTATGCGAAGAACTTTGCGCTGGTCGCCTATCCCGGCGTGTCCGTGCCGCATCCGGCCATTCCCGCCAACTACGAACAGCTGCTGATCAAGCAGGATCTGAAATGGTCGGCACGCGAGCGCGAACGCATCCTGGCCGAGTGGAGCAAACGCTACGAAGGCAAGGCTGAGCCAAAATAA
- a CDS encoding putative 2-aminoethylphosphonate ABC transporter ATP-binding protein, with amino-acid sequence MKQSDFPLSGPEAMLAGEGLASLSAAFDAEGVARSEVPAQGWLRIEGVNKRFGATTVLDDITLDVRQGEFLCLLGPSGCGKTTLLRIIAGLEKQDGGVVLMGGRNIGVLPPAQRDYGIVFQSYALFPNLTVAENVAYALRLPRKEKAKRVAQLLEMVELDGKQECYPSQLSGGQQQRIALARALATSPSLLLLDEPLSALDAKVRENLRQELRALQRKLGITAIMVTHDQEEALAIADTIAVMAKGRIEQVGTPEQVYGSPRTRFVADFVGSANWLPVSLNEAGLATVGDISFGRDLPAGARTALAFCRPEDIRVEPHWTAGGSMTMTIVDRVDFLGGVRRGMLSLCADRSVQLIVDVAASEPGYDNLQVGQRVPVSIPPHRVRFFMEGAA; translated from the coding sequence ATGAAGCAGAGCGATTTTCCGCTGAGCGGGCCGGAGGCGATGCTGGCTGGCGAAGGCCTGGCCAGCCTGTCCGCCGCGTTTGATGCAGAGGGCGTGGCGCGGAGCGAGGTTCCAGCGCAGGGCTGGCTGCGCATCGAGGGTGTGAACAAGCGCTTTGGCGCCACCACGGTGCTGGACGACATCACGCTCGATGTGCGCCAGGGCGAATTTCTTTGCCTGCTCGGCCCTTCGGGCTGCGGCAAGACCACGCTGCTGCGCATCATCGCCGGGCTGGAAAAGCAGGATGGCGGCGTGGTGCTGATGGGCGGACGCAATATCGGCGTGCTGCCGCCCGCGCAGCGCGACTACGGCATTGTGTTCCAGTCCTATGCGCTGTTCCCGAATCTGACCGTGGCTGAAAATGTCGCCTATGCCCTGCGCCTGCCGCGCAAGGAAAAGGCCAAACGCGTGGCGCAGCTGCTGGAGATGGTGGAGCTGGACGGCAAGCAGGAATGCTATCCCTCACAACTTTCCGGCGGTCAGCAGCAGCGCATCGCCCTGGCGCGGGCGCTGGCAACCTCGCCCAGCCTGCTGCTGCTGGATGAACCGCTGTCGGCGCTCGATGCCAAGGTGCGCGAAAACCTGCGCCAGGAACTGCGCGCCTTGCAGCGCAAGCTGGGCATCACCGCCATCATGGTCACGCACGACCAGGAAGAAGCGCTGGCGATTGCCGACACCATTGCCGTCATGGCCAAGGGCCGCATCGAACAGGTCGGCACGCCGGAGCAGGTCTACGGTTCGCCGCGCACCCGCTTCGTGGCCGATTTCGTCGGCAGCGCCAACTGGCTGCCAGTCAGCCTGAACGAAGCAGGGCTGGCGACCGTGGGCGATATCTCTTTCGGCCGCGACTTGCCGGCCGGCGCGCGCACGGCGCTGGCTTTCTGCCGCCCGGAAGATATACGCGTCGAGCCGCATTGGACGGCGGGCGGATCGATGACCATGACCATTGTCGACCGCGTCGACTTCCTTGGCGGCGTGCGGCGCGGCATGCTGTCCCTGTGCGCAGACCGCAGCGTGCAGCTGATCGTGGACGTCGCCGCCAGCGAACCTGGCTACGACAACCTGCAGGTTGGCCAGCGCGTACCGGTATCGATCCCGCCGCACCGCGTGCGCTTCTTCATGGAAGGCGCAGCATGA
- a CDS encoding putative 2-aminoethylphosphonate ABC transporter permease subunit, whose amino-acid sequence MNTPSAPARSLGPEILPPSLTASDMPRSAAHGGAAPAVARPAPFAWLRGGSLHSADERFAALLMWGGAALLLVFVLLPLSAIFVKALQDRSGAFVGAAQLLRVVQEPRIAMAAWNSIQIALMTAILVLPAAFVFAFALTRSRIAAKPIFRLIALLPLLTPSLMPAISLVYLFGTQGLLRGWLGGQTIYGPLGIVLGEVFNTFPHAVLIMTAALSVADARLYEAATAMGASPLRRFMTITLPNARYGLVSAATLVLTLVVTDFGVPKVIGGQFNVLALEAYKQVLGQQNFNHGAVIGLLLLLPALLSFAVERRVSRRQQAAMTGRSVQYRPKPNAVRDVPLLLACSLVAVFMLALVGVAIGAAFIELWPYKLQFSLVHFDFDQQDGGGWLAFRNSLTLSLLSAVAGSALIFLNAYLMEKQPAARLALPLMRFAAIVPMAVPGMVLGLGYVFFFNAPGNPLHGLFGGMAILAASAVAHFYTTGHLALTTSLRQIDGEIEAAARTLGRPWWICCLRVSLPIVLPSLLNVFRYLFVSSMTTVSCVIFLYNADTVLASVAVLNMDDAGDTAAAAAMATLIVATSAAVSLLLNALGWWCERRTQAWRGH is encoded by the coding sequence ATGAACACGCCATCCGCACCAGCCCGCAGCCTGGGACCAGAAATCCTGCCACCATCGCTGACGGCGTCCGATATGCCGCGGAGCGCCGCGCATGGTGGCGCGGCACCAGCCGTGGCGCGGCCCGCGCCGTTCGCCTGGCTGCGCGGCGGTAGCCTGCACAGTGCGGACGAGCGTTTCGCGGCCCTGCTGATGTGGGGCGGCGCGGCGCTGCTGCTGGTGTTCGTACTGCTGCCGCTATCGGCCATCTTCGTCAAGGCGTTGCAGGACCGTTCCGGCGCCTTCGTCGGCGCGGCACAACTGCTGCGCGTGGTGCAGGAGCCGCGCATTGCCATGGCGGCCTGGAACAGCATCCAGATCGCCTTGATGACGGCCATTCTGGTGCTGCCTGCCGCCTTCGTCTTTGCCTTCGCGCTGACGCGTTCCCGCATCGCCGCCAAGCCCATCTTCCGCCTGATCGCCTTGCTGCCGCTATTGACGCCATCGCTGATGCCAGCGATTTCCCTGGTCTACCTGTTCGGCACCCAAGGCCTGCTGCGCGGCTGGCTGGGTGGGCAGACTATCTATGGTCCGCTGGGCATCGTCTTGGGAGAAGTGTTCAACACCTTCCCGCATGCGGTGCTGATCATGACGGCGGCCCTGTCGGTGGCCGATGCCCGCCTGTATGAAGCTGCCACCGCCATGGGCGCCAGTCCGCTGCGCCGCTTCATGACCATCACATTGCCGAACGCGCGCTATGGACTGGTCTCCGCCGCCACGCTGGTACTGACCCTGGTCGTGACCGACTTCGGCGTGCCGAAAGTGATCGGCGGCCAGTTCAATGTGCTGGCGCTGGAAGCCTACAAGCAGGTACTGGGCCAGCAGAACTTCAACCACGGCGCGGTGATCGGCTTGCTCTTGCTGCTGCCTGCCTTGCTCAGTTTTGCCGTCGAACGCCGCGTCAGCCGCCGCCAGCAGGCCGCGATGACGGGACGCTCGGTGCAATACCGTCCCAAACCGAACGCCGTGCGCGACGTCCCGCTGCTGCTGGCCTGCAGCCTGGTCGCCGTCTTCATGCTGGCGCTGGTGGGCGTGGCCATCGGCGCCGCCTTCATCGAGCTGTGGCCCTACAAGCTGCAATTCTCCCTGGTCCACTTCGATTTCGACCAGCAGGATGGCGGCGGCTGGCTGGCCTTCCGCAATAGCCTGACGCTTTCGCTGCTGAGCGCTGTCGCGGGCAGCGCGCTGATTTTCCTGAATGCCTACCTGATGGAAAAGCAGCCCGCCGCCCGCCTTGCGCTGCCGCTGATGCGCTTCGCCGCCATCGTGCCGATGGCCGTTCCCGGCATGGTGCTGGGCCTGGGCTATGTGTTCTTCTTCAATGCGCCGGGCAATCCCCTGCACGGCCTGTTCGGCGGCATGGCCATCCTGGCCGCTTCCGCCGTGGCCCATTTTTACACCACCGGCCATCTGGCGCTGACCACATCGCTGCGCCAGATCGACGGCGAAATCGAAGCGGCGGCGCGCACCCTGGGACGCCCATGGTGGATATGCTGCCTGCGCGTCAGCCTGCCGATTGTGCTGCCGTCGTTGCTGAACGTCTTCCGCTACCTCTTCGTCTCCAGCATGACCACGGTGAGCTGCGTGATCTTCCTCTACAACGCCGACACCGTGCTGGCCTCGGTCGCCGTGCTGAATATGGACGATGCTGGCGACACCGCCGCCGCTGCCGCCATGGCCACGCTGATCGTCGCCACCTCGGCCGCCGTATCGCTGCTCTTGAACGCGCTGGGCTGGTGGTGCGAACGGCGCACCCAGGCCTGGCGTGGCCATTGA